Proteins from a single region of Ensifer adhaerens:
- a CDS encoding phage portal protein produces the protein MSDVAIYGPDDKPLPDAMRAAARVQMSKNRMMASTAYQGAASDHPALAKWRPGTWSGQSALSWNRVDLVDRLNDVARNDGWGAAGTSRLVDNIIGSGWTLAARPNHVSLNMTFEQADAISDRIEALWRDYTQDVDKWCDAERTKTMAGILGLAARQRFGPEGEAMGVIVWHDNAPLFQTAVHVVDPARCSNPNGRMDDEFLRDGVVINGYGAPQGYHFRKSHPGEVFAGNTGLWQWEYVERETEWGRPIVVHAFEQKRAGMTRGVSDWAPIIRSIKQSTDYEDFESQAAALNAVMAAFIETPFDPEEFLDAMGEDVSAQKVASVYGEMSDAQKAYYSAAPIDLPGVRVNMLQPGEKATLTKPEHPNANFEAFVNAALRKVASAIGITYEQLTMDWSNVNYSSARAALLEIWRGLTAKKGGFAAQFMAPIYRAFLEEIFDKGLIELPAGAVRFDQNPAAWCHADWIGPGRGWIDPLREAQAAGERIENNLTTLQQESAEQGRDWKMDALQRARERSFYEKLGLPMGPTDAPPRPRANPADDREPGEDTEEEVNGRKSARRHPVGIPAITRRKPA, from the coding sequence ATGAGCGATGTTGCGATTTACGGCCCGGATGACAAGCCGCTGCCTGATGCCATGCGCGCGGCCGCCCGCGTGCAGATGTCGAAGAACCGGATGATGGCGTCGACCGCCTACCAGGGTGCCGCCAGCGATCATCCGGCGCTTGCCAAATGGCGGCCGGGCACCTGGTCGGGCCAGTCGGCGTTGTCGTGGAACCGCGTCGACCTGGTCGATCGTCTCAACGACGTCGCCCGCAATGACGGCTGGGGTGCTGCCGGTACGTCGCGTCTCGTTGACAACATCATCGGTTCGGGCTGGACGCTTGCCGCCAGGCCGAACCACGTCTCTCTCAACATGACGTTCGAACAAGCCGATGCGATCTCCGACAGGATCGAGGCCTTGTGGCGCGATTACACGCAGGACGTCGACAAGTGGTGCGATGCCGAGCGGACGAAAACGATGGCCGGTATTCTCGGCCTTGCCGCCCGTCAGCGGTTCGGCCCTGAGGGCGAGGCGATGGGCGTCATCGTCTGGCACGACAACGCCCCGTTGTTCCAGACCGCTGTTCATGTCGTCGATCCGGCACGGTGCTCGAACCCGAACGGGCGCATGGATGACGAGTTCCTGCGCGACGGGGTCGTGATCAACGGCTACGGCGCACCGCAGGGTTATCATTTCCGCAAGTCGCATCCCGGCGAAGTCTTCGCCGGCAACACCGGATTGTGGCAGTGGGAATATGTCGAGCGCGAAACCGAATGGGGCCGCCCGATCGTCGTTCATGCCTTCGAACAGAAGCGCGCCGGCATGACGCGCGGGGTTTCGGACTGGGCGCCCATCATACGCTCGATCAAACAGTCGACGGACTATGAGGACTTCGAAAGCCAGGCGGCGGCATTGAACGCAGTCATGGCCGCCTTCATCGAGACGCCCTTCGATCCGGAAGAGTTTCTCGATGCCATGGGTGAAGACGTGTCGGCCCAGAAAGTCGCGAGCGTCTACGGCGAGATGTCGGACGCGCAGAAGGCGTATTACAGCGCCGCCCCGATCGACCTTCCCGGCGTTCGCGTCAACATGCTCCAGCCGGGGGAGAAAGCGACCCTGACAAAGCCGGAGCATCCGAATGCGAATTTTGAGGCCTTCGTGAATGCTGCGCTGCGCAAAGTCGCGAGCGCGATCGGCATCACCTACGAGCAGCTGACGATGGACTGGAGCAACGTCAATTACTCGTCGGCACGCGCGGCCCTGCTCGAAATCTGGCGCGGACTGACGGCGAAGAAGGGTGGTTTTGCAGCCCAGTTCATGGCCCCGATCTATCGTGCGTTCCTTGAGGAGATCTTCGACAAGGGCCTGATCGAACTTCCCGCCGGCGCCGTTCGGTTCGACCAGAACCCGGCGGCGTGGTGCCATGCGGATTGGATCGGCCCTGGCCGTGGTTGGATTGATCCGTTGCGCGAAGCGCAGGCTGCCGGCGAGCGCATCGAAAACAACCTCACGACGCTCCAGCAGGAATCGGCAGAGCAGGGTCGGGACTGGAAAATGGACGCGCTGCAGCGGGCACGCGAGCGCAGCTTCTATGAAAAACTGGGCTTGCCCATGGGGCCGACCGACGCTCCACCGCGTCCCCGAGCGAACCCGGCTGATGACCGCGAACCCGGCGAGGATACCGAGGAGGAGGTCAACGGCCGCAAGTCTGCCCGCCGTCACCCGGTCGGCATCCCTGCGATTACCAGAAGGAAGCCGGCATGA
- a CDS encoding transcriptional regulator has protein sequence MMTIDPSLALAIDRVGSASELARKLGITPAAVLQWRRVPVNRVLSVERISGVSRHELRPDFYPPSEAAE, from the coding sequence ATGATGACGATTGACCCTTCACTGGCGTTGGCGATCGATCGCGTGGGAAGCGCGAGCGAACTGGCGCGAAAACTCGGCATTACTCCGGCGGCTGTTCTTCAATGGCGGCGCGTACCGGTGAACCGTGTCCTTTCCGTTGAACGCATCAGCGGTGTCTCGCGTCACGAACTTCGGCCGGATTTCTATCCGCCCTCGGAGGCTGCTGAATGA
- a CDS encoding phage terminase large subunit family protein, protein MTMLFNPARLALDVLAEICEPPPTVDYLDWAKRNIVFSERITDHPGPYNEDLVPFFSEILKALSPEDPCNIVSLAKSAQIGGTICANIFTLGSLDMAPGDFLYVHPTEENAARWSKTKLMPLVREMPAVAKLFSQNSRDASNSVLYKERIDGRGAIQAAGANSPAGLSMISPRKQVQDDLAKWQMNEAGDPEAQADSRSKAFFNAKVFKISTPMVEPGCKITANYREGTQESYYVPCPHCSELQGLRWENMRDHIDPEHPENAHFVCIGCGCEIHEHHREWMVRPENGAKWIAKYPERARRHRSFRIWMAYSPFERWENLAREWLSLQAGGPEKRDNGAGADQTFFNDWLGLAYEADNKAVDWEVLRDRAEEEGFRRGVVPAEALALVIGLDVQGDRVEWLLVGYGRNRYRAVIDHGVVDNRAGSHLPGYKEHSGHISEPEVRAALDKLLQREWTDELGRKRLADRLAIDGNAYTDDVWNWVRKHPKSRVIMVRGGNTDAAPPIVQTKEYDRRGKPKKQKWSSRFFTFNASAFKLRLYRDYKKTDPESAGYIRFARGFGDDFFHQATSEARVPEKKKTRSGHVRYVWKLLDGRRNEIIDMLNQSLAGAYRWGVPYWTDEEWDAIADRLGRIEAPQQGDLEDHLNRVEVKTVTPAETAPTEASSRLAAALARAERARQRNNR, encoded by the coding sequence ATGACGATGCTCTTCAACCCGGCGCGGCTTGCACTGGACGTTCTTGCCGAGATCTGCGAGCCGCCGCCAACCGTCGACTATCTCGACTGGGCCAAGCGGAACATCGTGTTCTCGGAACGCATCACGGACCATCCCGGCCCGTACAACGAGGACCTGGTCCCATTCTTCTCGGAGATCCTCAAGGCGCTGTCGCCAGAGGACCCGTGCAATATCGTCAGCCTGGCGAAGTCGGCGCAGATCGGTGGCACCATCTGCGCCAACATCTTCACGCTCGGCTCGCTCGACATGGCGCCCGGCGATTTCCTCTACGTCCACCCGACGGAAGAGAACGCCGCCCGCTGGTCGAAGACGAAACTGATGCCGCTGGTTCGGGAGATGCCGGCCGTCGCCAAGCTGTTCTCGCAGAACAGCCGTGATGCCAGCAACTCGGTGCTCTACAAGGAGCGCATCGACGGACGCGGCGCCATCCAGGCGGCCGGCGCCAATTCGCCGGCAGGCCTGTCGATGATCTCGCCGCGAAAGCAGGTCCAAGACGACCTTGCCAAGTGGCAGATGAACGAGGCCGGCGACCCGGAAGCCCAGGCGGACAGTCGCAGCAAGGCCTTCTTCAACGCGAAGGTCTTCAAGATCTCGACGCCGATGGTCGAGCCGGGATGCAAGATCACGGCGAACTATCGCGAGGGAACGCAGGAGAGCTATTACGTTCCTTGCCCGCACTGCAGTGAGCTGCAGGGGCTGCGCTGGGAAAACATGCGGGATCACATCGATCCCGAGCATCCGGAAAATGCGCACTTCGTTTGCATCGGTTGCGGCTGCGAGATCCACGAGCATCATCGTGAATGGATGGTGCGGCCGGAGAACGGCGCGAAGTGGATTGCGAAGTATCCCGAGCGGGCGCGTCGCCATCGCTCATTCCGGATCTGGATGGCATATTCGCCGTTCGAACGCTGGGAAAACCTGGCGCGCGAGTGGCTCTCGCTGCAGGCGGGCGGGCCGGAGAAGCGGGACAATGGCGCCGGTGCCGATCAAACGTTCTTCAACGACTGGCTCGGTCTCGCCTATGAGGCCGATAATAAAGCGGTCGATTGGGAAGTATTGCGCGACCGTGCCGAGGAAGAGGGTTTCCGCCGTGGTGTTGTACCGGCAGAAGCGCTTGCGCTGGTAATCGGTCTCGACGTTCAGGGTGATCGTGTCGAATGGCTACTCGTCGGATACGGCCGCAATCGATACCGCGCCGTCATCGATCACGGCGTGGTCGACAATCGGGCGGGAAGTCACCTGCCGGGCTACAAGGAACACTCGGGCCACATCTCGGAGCCTGAGGTTCGGGCAGCGCTCGACAAGCTGTTGCAGCGGGAATGGACTGATGAGCTGGGCCGCAAGCGCCTGGCCGATCGTCTCGCGATCGACGGCAACGCATACACCGACGACGTGTGGAACTGGGTTCGCAAGCATCCGAAATCTCGCGTCATCATGGTTCGCGGTGGCAACACAGACGCCGCGCCGCCGATCGTGCAGACGAAAGAGTACGACAGGCGCGGCAAGCCGAAAAAGCAGAAGTGGTCGTCACGCTTCTTCACGTTCAATGCCTCGGCGTTCAAGCTGCGGCTCTATCGCGACTACAAAAAGACCGATCCCGAAAGCGCCGGCTACATTCGCTTCGCGCGCGGTTTCGGTGACGACTTCTTTCACCAGGCGACGTCGGAAGCGCGCGTCCCCGAAAAGAAGAAGACCCGTAGCGGTCATGTCCGCTATGTCTGGAAGCTTCTCGACGGTCGCCGCAACGAAATCATCGACATGCTCAACCAGAGTCTTGCCGGTGCGTATCGCTGGGGCGTGCCGTACTGGACGGACGAAGAGTGGGACGCAATCGCCGACCGCCTCGGCCGGATCGAAGCGCCGCAGCAAGGTGACCTCGAAGACCATCTCAACCGGGTTGAGGTGAAAACGGTAACGCCGGCAGAAACGGCGCCAACCGAAGCATCATCGCGGCTCGCCGCCGCGCTTGCGCGTGCGGAGCGGGCTCGCCAGCGCAACAATCGCTAG
- a CDS encoding XRE family transcriptional regulator produces the protein MAKGELAIQIGTAIRTARKRRGLVQRNIAEHLGIDVAAVGMWEGGRNLPSTENLLSAALFLGINPVALARGELVYIDGTDDLADAEIISDPAPPPTGPMDVKLLGVSYGGDDGDFTFNGEVAGYVRRPPGIASLHNVFALHVLSDSMVPRYDPGDIIYCGGRDAVPGDHVVVEMFGETEDQPGKSFIKRLKQRTTKEIIVDQYNPAKEITFDRYQVKNLWRVIPLKELLGF, from the coding sequence ATGGCTAAAGGCGAACTCGCGATCCAAATCGGAACTGCTATCAGGACGGCGCGCAAACGCCGCGGCCTCGTCCAGCGCAACATTGCCGAGCATTTGGGGATTGATGTTGCCGCAGTCGGCATGTGGGAAGGCGGGCGCAATCTTCCAAGCACCGAGAATTTGCTAAGCGCTGCGCTCTTTCTTGGTATCAACCCGGTCGCCTTGGCCCGCGGCGAACTCGTCTACATCGATGGCACCGACGATCTCGCCGACGCCGAAATCATATCAGATCCAGCGCCGCCGCCGACTGGACCGATGGATGTAAAGCTGCTCGGCGTCAGCTATGGCGGCGATGATGGAGACTTCACGTTCAATGGCGAAGTCGCCGGCTACGTGCGCAGGCCGCCTGGCATCGCCTCATTGCACAACGTTTTCGCGCTGCACGTGCTGAGCGACAGCATGGTCCCGCGCTACGATCCAGGCGACATCATCTACTGTGGCGGACGCGACGCGGTACCCGGAGACCATGTGGTGGTCGAGATGTTCGGAGAAACCGAAGATCAGCCCGGCAAGTCGTTTATCAAGAGGCTCAAGCAGCGCACGACGAAGGAAATCATCGTCGACCAATACAACCCTGCCAAGGAAATAACCTTTGACCGGTACCAGGTCAAAAACCTTTGGCGCGTGATCCCACTGAAAGAACTGCTTGGTTTCTAA
- a CDS encoding helix-turn-helix transcriptional regulator encodes MAKSDQIAYAPRGLSRPEAARYIGVGETKFDEMVADRLMPRPKRVGGRVIWDRIALDVAFSALPDEGSNRIDDLLSGRA; translated from the coding sequence ATGGCGAAATCAGATCAAATTGCTTACGCCCCTCGCGGGCTTAGCCGTCCCGAGGCTGCACGCTACATTGGCGTTGGCGAGACGAAATTCGATGAGATGGTGGCTGATCGCCTTATGCCGCGCCCGAAGCGTGTCGGCGGTCGTGTGATTTGGGATCGTATCGCCCTCGATGTCGCGTTTTCCGCTCTCCCCGACGAAGGAAGCAACCGAATCGACGACTTATTGTCAGGACGTGCATAG
- a CDS encoding DUF6161 domain-containing protein, whose translation MVDISEIGQVPLVLDRAKWEVIQHSFARRSLTSGGSKPDVEAQGWSSAQKSLHERVLALVHTLASSSGHKSAAQGVATALRRYVEETEAHRSYQITKNSDGTATLAGSVAILDSRDIEQLSQELIENPTRLRSNPKFVDDAIASVVLAYVEAFPGRGTRFNFDGHAELTLAFQRALARSEIFNVQAEEEGSSVSEIGKMKLQQASIEQKVDAANNEYAELRRTLDALRLEERTVTERVAKAMENIENLDNKVDSAYQSLIESVGLRETDKLWQEEARRSKSEYYYSLYIILGAFIFLILSIILGSGYILDVIKNIETTAASLSQNNQHIAATASIIGRVVILTLPIGLIVWAIKIGVRFNVRSMLLMDDANHRVAMLNTYLFLIRQNAATIQDRGAILEALFRRTPGHGPDTVEAPNMTDLMKYGTQIDKQAAG comes from the coding sequence ATGGTAGATATATCCGAGATCGGGCAAGTGCCCTTGGTATTGGATCGAGCAAAGTGGGAGGTGATCCAACACTCCTTTGCACGTCGATCCCTTACCTCGGGCGGCAGTAAGCCAGACGTAGAAGCGCAAGGGTGGTCGTCTGCTCAGAAGTCGCTGCATGAGCGAGTCTTGGCGCTGGTGCACACCCTTGCTTCGAGTTCGGGACACAAGTCGGCAGCGCAAGGTGTTGCGACCGCGCTTAGAAGATACGTCGAAGAGACCGAGGCCCACAGAAGTTATCAAATTACCAAGAACTCTGATGGAACCGCGACTTTGGCAGGAAGTGTCGCGATACTCGACAGCCGAGACATTGAACAACTTTCTCAGGAACTGATCGAAAATCCCACCCGCTTGCGGAGCAACCCTAAGTTCGTCGATGACGCTATTGCTTCGGTCGTTCTCGCTTACGTCGAAGCCTTTCCGGGCAGAGGAACTCGCTTCAACTTTGATGGACACGCAGAACTCACGCTGGCGTTCCAACGCGCGCTGGCCCGATCGGAAATCTTCAACGTACAAGCCGAGGAAGAGGGCTCGAGCGTTTCGGAAATTGGCAAGATGAAGCTTCAACAGGCTTCCATCGAACAAAAGGTAGATGCCGCGAACAATGAATATGCGGAACTTAGGCGAACGCTTGATGCGCTGAGACTTGAAGAGCGCACGGTGACTGAGCGCGTTGCCAAAGCAATGGAGAACATCGAAAACCTCGATAACAAGGTCGATTCTGCATATCAGTCGTTGATCGAGAGCGTTGGTCTCAGAGAGACCGATAAACTCTGGCAAGAAGAGGCGAGGCGTTCCAAGTCTGAGTACTACTACTCGCTGTACATAATTCTTGGAGCGTTCATATTCCTCATTTTGTCGATAATACTCGGATCCGGCTACATTCTCGATGTCATTAAAAACATTGAAACGACTGCGGCGAGCCTGTCGCAAAACAACCAACATATAGCGGCCACCGCCTCGATAATCGGTCGAGTGGTAATCCTTACGCTCCCCATCGGCCTCATCGTCTGGGCGATCAAAATCGGTGTGCGCTTTAACGTCCGCTCCATGTTGTTGATGGATGATGCAAATCATCGCGTGGCGATGTTGAACACGTATCTGTTCCTGATCAGACAGAACGCGGCAACAATCCAAGATCGCGGCGCAATCTTGGAGGCGCTCTTCCGCCGAACGCCTGGCCATGGGCCGGACACGGTGGAAGCCCCCAACATGACCGATCTGATGAAATACGGCACTCAGATTGATAAACAGGCCGCGGGCTGA
- the gpW gene encoding gpW family head-tail joining protein, producing MALTEQESAVLQARLAEAREALHQLEIGRAEVSLNYNGEAITYVAANAGNLRQYVRSLEAQLGQRRMGRARSRGVIFG from the coding sequence ATGGCTTTGACCGAACAGGAAAGCGCCGTGCTGCAGGCGCGGCTCGCAGAAGCGCGCGAGGCACTTCACCAATTGGAGATCGGGCGCGCGGAAGTCAGCCTGAACTATAACGGCGAGGCGATTACCTATGTCGCCGCCAATGCCGGGAACCTGCGCCAGTACGTGCGCAGTCTTGAGGCACAGCTTGGCCAGCGTCGAATGGGTCGGGCCCGTAGCCGAGGGGTGATCTTCGGATGA
- a CDS encoding DNA primase family protein, whose translation MAERKKRPTLPEDVAQKLEEFAAQREPENPETPLGPSDEPPAHLSADLEPDEAAVEYCAEFDHSDTDNGKRLITHFGTDFIVLAQEKAKQPAFAVWTGSHWDVSNGGPKATAIAQRLGDRIAREVSYIKPNAFEQMFIDKAIEARKKPEEDRNPTEKRLAIAAEKAEEAHGKRVKRRLDHAVTSKNVAKMQAALSCAAPHIMRSPNDFNANRMMVAVQNATLVFHRKTERRKNPRHRSVSETPDAPEYIDACVDSSLEVIPGHRRRDMITHIVPVRYRPEAKCPKWMAFIDSKLPDKDVRRLVQVSSGLGLLGITVQYLFFHYGDGANGKSVYMETLCRLLGDVAVTLPATSLIGEGGSSGSASPDLARLHGRRLLRVKELPEGEDLRENLVKELTGGETITARDLFSGYTDFLPIFIAIMSGNGYPRITGTDDGIWRRMAVIHWPNKIAKEDRREFEEIVSSFEPEHPGILNWLIEGVHIFLREGLVIPEAVEKATQEYRDDMDRTAGFVGRCIERDANADQLQGKDLYQAYCDDTVDQGGKPMNVTAFGRVMSKKFRKERTATGVVYYGIRLKNVPSGAREPPPGRFAHDERWPE comes from the coding sequence GTGGCGGAACGGAAGAAGCGACCGACCCTCCCTGAGGACGTGGCGCAAAAACTGGAAGAATTCGCCGCGCAGCGGGAGCCTGAAAACCCCGAAACCCCTCTTGGTCCTTCGGACGAGCCGCCGGCTCACCTATCGGCCGATCTGGAGCCGGACGAAGCGGCCGTCGAGTATTGCGCCGAGTTTGATCACTCCGACACCGACAATGGCAAGCGGCTGATCACGCATTTCGGCACGGACTTCATCGTCCTGGCGCAGGAGAAGGCAAAACAGCCGGCCTTCGCCGTCTGGACCGGTTCGCATTGGGACGTTTCCAATGGCGGGCCGAAGGCGACGGCCATTGCTCAACGGCTCGGCGATCGGATTGCTCGCGAGGTTTCCTACATCAAGCCGAACGCCTTTGAGCAGATGTTCATCGACAAGGCGATCGAGGCACGAAAGAAACCGGAAGAGGATCGCAACCCGACGGAAAAACGGCTCGCGATCGCGGCCGAGAAGGCCGAGGAGGCGCATGGCAAACGCGTCAAGCGCCGGCTCGACCACGCTGTGACCTCGAAGAACGTGGCGAAGATGCAGGCGGCGCTCTCCTGCGCCGCCCCGCATATCATGCGCTCGCCGAACGACTTCAACGCAAACCGGATGATGGTGGCGGTGCAGAATGCGACGCTGGTCTTTCACCGGAAAACCGAGCGGCGGAAGAACCCGCGTCACAGAAGTGTGAGCGAGACGCCGGATGCACCGGAATACATCGACGCCTGCGTAGATTCATCGCTCGAGGTTATCCCGGGCCATCGTCGACGGGATATGATCACCCATATCGTTCCGGTGCGATACCGGCCGGAAGCGAAGTGCCCGAAGTGGATGGCCTTCATTGACAGCAAGCTGCCGGACAAGGATGTCCGCCGCCTGGTGCAGGTTAGCTCCGGCCTCGGCCTGCTGGGCATCACGGTGCAATATCTGTTCTTCCATTACGGTGACGGTGCCAACGGCAAATCCGTCTACATGGAAACACTCTGCCGACTGCTCGGCGATGTCGCGGTAACGCTGCCGGCGACGAGCTTGATCGGCGAAGGCGGATCATCCGGCAGTGCCAGCCCTGACCTTGCGCGTCTGCATGGCCGGCGCCTCCTGCGCGTCAAGGAGTTGCCCGAGGGCGAGGACCTTCGCGAGAACCTCGTGAAGGAGCTGACGGGCGGCGAGACGATCACCGCGCGCGACCTCTTCTCAGGCTACACCGACTTCCTGCCAATCTTCATCGCCATCATGAGCGGTAACGGCTATCCCCGCATCACGGGCACCGACGATGGTATCTGGAGACGCATGGCGGTTATCCATTGGCCGAACAAGATCGCCAAAGAGGACCGGCGCGAGTTTGAGGAGATCGTGTCATCGTTCGAGCCCGAGCATCCCGGTATCCTCAACTGGCTGATTGAGGGCGTGCACATCTTCCTGCGCGAAGGCCTCGTGATCCCGGAGGCGGTCGAGAAGGCGACGCAAGAGTATCGCGACGACATGGACCGCACGGCGGGCTTTGTCGGCCGATGCATCGAGCGGGACGCAAATGCCGACCAGCTACAGGGCAAGGACCTCTATCAGGCTTATTGCGACGACACGGTCGACCAGGGCGGCAAGCCCATGAACGTCACGGCCTTCGGCCGCGTCATGTCGAAGAAGTTCCGCAAGGAGCGAACCGCGACCGGCGTCGTCTACTACGGCATCAGGCTCAAGAACGTGCCGTCTGGCGCACGCGAGCCACCGCCTGGCCGGTTCGCTCATGACGAGCGGTGGCCCGAATAG
- a CDS encoding tyrosine-type recombinase/integrase has protein sequence MGSYRPRCRVFRSPRRRKQPNRRLIVRTCIGAYLPAMSEDQDPRPYLSSYEDRHGKTRWRFRRAGKTIQIKGLPGQPEFEAAYQAAIEGREYKPALVINLPGKAIPGSFRDAWKRVQKTPEWLAFDPATKDQNIRLADEFLKLRVVETHPDVWADMLVKDAKRRHIKGIIAHFSGTPHKAKHLLTTIRKMIYVALDEEWIEADPTWKMNYRPEYKGWRAWTVEEREKFEARWPLGSTPRTAYGLALWLGNRRSDVARVRWDWFDFRRGVVTVKQKKGDKELTLPITPMLREIVEPLERKGEYVLITAYGKPFSEKSLTGRMADWTNSADMPKGCTLHGLRKTLGKMLAETGATTRQLMDTLGHDDIAHAELYSREAEQQRLARDAMTRLTKSLQPRKK, from the coding sequence TTGGGATCGTATCGCCCTCGATGTCGCGTTTTCCGCTCTCCCCGACGAAGGAAGCAACCGAATCGACGACTTATTGTCAGGACGTGCATAGGCGCATATCTTCCCGCCATGAGCGAAGACCAAGACCCCCGACCCTATCTCTCCTCCTACGAAGACCGCCACGGAAAGACCCGCTGGCGGTTTCGTCGCGCCGGCAAGACCATCCAGATCAAGGGCCTTCCCGGCCAGCCAGAATTCGAGGCGGCCTATCAAGCGGCGATCGAGGGTCGAGAATACAAACCGGCCCTGGTCATCAACTTGCCGGGCAAGGCTATCCCCGGCAGTTTCCGCGACGCGTGGAAACGCGTGCAGAAGACGCCAGAGTGGCTCGCCTTCGATCCCGCCACCAAAGACCAAAACATTCGCCTCGCTGACGAGTTCCTAAAACTTCGCGTGGTGGAGACGCATCCCGATGTCTGGGCTGACATGTTGGTGAAGGACGCGAAGCGGCGTCACATCAAAGGCATCATCGCCCATTTCAGCGGGACGCCCCACAAGGCGAAACACCTGCTGACGACGATCCGCAAGATGATCTATGTCGCCCTCGACGAAGAATGGATCGAGGCCGATCCGACATGGAAGATGAACTACCGGCCCGAGTACAAAGGCTGGCGGGCATGGACGGTTGAGGAGCGCGAAAAGTTCGAGGCCCGCTGGCCGCTCGGCAGCACACCCCGCACGGCCTATGGCCTGGCGCTCTGGCTCGGCAATCGTCGATCGGACGTCGCGCGCGTGCGATGGGACTGGTTCGACTTCCGCCGCGGCGTTGTGACGGTCAAGCAAAAGAAAGGCGACAAGGAGCTGACGCTTCCAATCACCCCCATGCTGCGCGAGATCGTCGAGCCGCTGGAGCGCAAGGGCGAATACGTGCTCATCACCGCCTATGGAAAGCCGTTCTCGGAAAAGTCCCTCACCGGCCGCATGGCCGACTGGACGAACAGCGCCGACATGCCGAAAGGCTGCACGCTTCACGGCCTCAGAAAAACGCTTGGAAAAATGCTGGCCGAGACCGGTGCGACGACTCGGCAACTCATGGATACTCTCGGCCATGACGATATCGCGCACGCTGAGTTGTACAGCCGCGAGGCCGAGCAACAGCGTCTAGCACGGGATGCAATGACGCGGCTAACCAAATCTCTCCAGCCTAGAAAGAAGTAG
- a CDS encoding DUF7146 domain-containing protein, translating into MSAPIDLFIEEARGVTVVDAAIALSLVGPTFKGNHAGPCPVCQGKDRFAISSIKGAWNCRNCGIGGKDGISLVAHAGHIDVRSRAGFLAACAEALGKALPDEAERETEEQIAERRQRIEAQKAKNEAAAADREKQDNAYREREVKQSRGIFFNASAEPHPDVAAYLKARTGYDMPAEVFAYLRSNGRCTYWHGRDDRGHEIARHVGVAMVAPFVDLEGHVTGCHQTWIDMNHGPKFRPDLGQDAKGEPLPTKKMRGTKRGSLIPLFGLMSSTRWVGGEGIENGLAIAGAERFRQDTFYFAAGDLGNLTGPADPESRFAHPSLTKADKKGKQRRVMVAGSVPKADQAPDEAMQVADHVAELVLLADGDSEAIFTAAAMVRAEKRLARDGRTIETWCPPVGMDFSALMTRY; encoded by the coding sequence ATGAGCGCGCCCATCGATCTCTTCATCGAAGAAGCCCGCGGCGTGACCGTTGTTGATGCTGCCATCGCGCTCAGCCTCGTCGGGCCGACCTTCAAGGGCAATCACGCGGGACCGTGTCCGGTTTGTCAGGGCAAGGACCGGTTTGCGATCAGCAGCATCAAGGGCGCTTGGAACTGCCGAAACTGCGGGATCGGCGGCAAAGACGGGATCAGCCTCGTTGCCCATGCCGGGCATATCGACGTGCGGTCGCGCGCCGGCTTTCTGGCTGCTTGCGCCGAAGCTCTGGGCAAGGCGCTGCCGGATGAGGCCGAGCGCGAGACCGAGGAGCAGATTGCCGAGCGGCGCCAGCGGATCGAGGCGCAGAAGGCGAAGAACGAAGCCGCGGCCGCCGATCGCGAAAAGCAGGACAACGCCTACCGCGAACGCGAGGTGAAGCAGTCGCGCGGCATCTTCTTCAATGCCTCGGCCGAGCCGCATCCGGATGTTGCCGCCTATCTGAAGGCACGCACCGGTTACGATATGCCGGCCGAGGTGTTCGCTTATCTGCGCAGCAATGGGCGTTGCACCTATTGGCACGGACGCGACGATCGCGGTCATGAAATCGCGCGTCATGTCGGCGTCGCGATGGTCGCGCCCTTCGTCGACCTGGAAGGGCACGTCACCGGTTGCCACCAGACATGGATCGACATGAACCACGGGCCGAAGTTTCGGCCGGATCTTGGCCAAGATGCCAAAGGTGAGCCTCTGCCGACGAAAAAGATGCGAGGCACGAAACGCGGCTCCCTGATCCCGCTTTTCGGCCTGATGTCGTCGACGCGATGGGTTGGCGGTGAAGGCATCGAGAACGGCCTTGCTATCGCCGGCGCCGAGCGGTTCCGGCAGGACACCTTCTATTTCGCGGCCGGCGACCTCGGCAACCTGACCGGTCCGGCTGATCCGGAATCTCGTTTTGCGCATCCGAGCCTGACGAAGGCGGACAAAAAAGGCAAGCAAAGGCGCGTGATGGTGGCGGGGTCGGTCCCTAAGGCCGACCAGGCGCCCGATGAAGCCATGCAGGTGGCTGATCACGTCGCCGAGCTCGTGCTGCTCGCCGACGGCGACAGCGAAGCGATCTTTACCGCGGCCGCGATGGTGCGCGCCGAAAAGCGCCTGGCCCGAGACGGCCGGACGATCGAGACCTGGTGCCCACCGGTCGGCATGGATTTCTCAGCATTGATGACGAGGTATTGA